One stretch of Maylandia zebra isolate NMK-2024a linkage group LG13, Mzebra_GT3a, whole genome shotgun sequence DNA includes these proteins:
- the LOC143421768 gene encoding uncharacterized protein LOC143421768: protein MWTLALWIIPYLSLCCAQHLACNATQLPQGTFYSVSKMKATECPYSWMNSTGHVLANQKDKMGDLVFNSSIGTLFTRTCFSQLNYTRDCVSEGIQQTAYCFIDCIIQAPLEEKGISRQYWSNIASVSFLVLVLLLGLLSCVLRRNR from the exons ATGTGGACTCTGGCTCTGTGGATTATTC CTTACCTCAGTCTTTGCTGTGCACAGCACCTTGCGTGCAATGCCACTCAGCTTCCTCAGGGGACTTTTTACAGCGTCTCAAAGATGAAGGCAACTGAGTGTCCCTACTCCTGGATGAACAGCACT GGGCACGTGCTGGCAAACCAGAAGGACAAAATGGGTGACCTGGTGTTTAACAGCAGTATTGGGACTCTTTTTACCCGCACATGCTTCTCACAGCTCAACTACACTCGGGACTGCGTCTCTGAG GGGATACAACAAACGGCTTATTGCTTCA ttGACTGCATAATTCAGGCGCCTCTGGAGGAAAAAG GGATTTCTCGACAGTACTGGAGCAATATTGCCAGCGTGTCGTTCTTGGTGCTGGTGTTGCTGCTGGGACTTTTGag TTGTGTCCTGAGGAGGAACCGGTAA